The following proteins come from a genomic window of Salvia hispanica cultivar TCC Black 2014 chromosome 4, UniMelb_Shisp_WGS_1.0, whole genome shotgun sequence:
- the LOC125218573 gene encoding axial regulator YABBY 1-like — MSSSSAAFAAPDHHHHHHLSPSEQLCYVHCTYCNTVLAVGVPCTSLFKTVTVRCGNCSNLLSVTVDMRGLLLPPANQLHLGHSFFSPQNLLEEIRSSPSNLLPNPNEPMMPMHELPKPPVANRPPEKRQRVPSAYNRFIKDEIQRIKAGNPDISHREAFSAAAKNWAHFPHIHFGLMPDQPVKKQNVCQQEGDDVVMMKDGFLSAAANVGVSPY; from the exons ATGTCCTCTTCCTCCGCCGCCTTCGCCGCTCCcgaccaccaccaccaccaccacctctcCCCCTCCGAGCAGCTCTGCTACGTCCATTGCACCTACTGCAACACCGTCCTCGCT GTGGGGGTGCCTTGCACGAGCCTCTTCAAGACCGTGACGGTGCGATGCGGCAACTGCTCCAACCTCCTCTCCGTCACCGTCGACATGCGCGGCCTCCTCCTCCCGCCCGCGAATCAGCTCCACCTCGGCCACTCCTTCTTCTCCCCCCAGAATCTCCTC GAGGAGATCCGAAGCTCGCCTTCCAACCTGCTGCCGAATCCCAACGAGCCAATGATGCCGATGCACGAGCTCCCCAAGCCTCCCGTAGCTAACAGAC CACCGGAGAAAAGACAGAGAGTGCCATCTGCTTACAACCGGTTCATCAA GGACGAGATCCAACGTATCAAAGCTGGAAACCCTGATATTAGCCACAGAGAGGCGTTCAGTGCCGCTGCAAAAAAT TGGGCCCACTTTCCTCATATTCACTTCGGACTGATGCCTGATCAACCCGTGAAGAAGCAAAATGTGTGTCAACAG GAAGGAGATGATGTTGTGATGATGAAAGATGGGTTTCTTTCTGCTGCTGCAAACGTGGGCGTGTCTCCCTACtaa